From one Gracilibacillus salinarum genomic stretch:
- a CDS encoding glycogen/starch/alpha-glucan phosphorylase yields the protein MEIKVASSTDMYYAISSLINQEIERNWKKTEKRYHSKRPKQLYYLSMEFLIGGLLKNNLFHYDMLDSCNQAMTELGFDPEQIFQEERDPGLGNGGLGRLAACFLDSMAALQYPGHGYGIRYRYGLFEQRIINGYQTELPDYWLDSPYPWEVRKIDEAVEIEYGGSVHMQQAEDGSFTCTYHNTDKVLAVPYDVPIVGFRNKVVNTLRLWSAEPADAVQQPNETEYYHQLEHHHAIEQISGFLYPDDSSEEGKLLRLKQQYFLVAASLQKILREYQENVRKPLSKMPEKVVIQINDTHPSLAIPEMMRILMDEESLGWDDAWQITNHTFAYTNHTLMSEALEKWPVTVMQQLLPRLYMIINEINERFCRGIWEEHSELRERIPEMAIIADGYVHMARLAVVGSFSVNGVAKLHTQILKTQEMKDFYHLYPKRFNNKTNGITHRRWLLMANPRLAEVITETISSHWITRPRELTHLLRHINDKPLLDQLDVIKNKNKQRLADYIQQTTGILVDHQSIFDVQIKRLHEYKRQLLNIFHVIYLYNELKENPLLDITPRTFIFAAKAAPSYYFAKEVIKLINTVASIVNHDVAINGKLKVVFLENYNVSLAERIIPAVDLSEQISTAGKEASGTGNMKMMMNGALTIGTLDGANIEMKQLVSEANIFLFGLQSDEVFQYYENGEYQANELYQTDDRLAKILDQLRDGYFGHEFKDICYQLLSTNDPYFILKDFDDYVETHQHIDQTYRNKDSWLSKSLVNIAHSGKFSSDRTIREYATSIWKL from the coding sequence ATGGAAATCAAAGTGGCTTCATCCACAGATATGTATTATGCGATCAGTTCACTGATCAACCAGGAGATTGAACGGAATTGGAAGAAAACAGAGAAGCGTTATCACTCTAAGCGACCAAAACAGCTCTATTACCTTTCGATGGAATTTCTAATCGGTGGCTTACTTAAAAATAACCTTTTTCATTATGACATGCTCGATAGTTGTAACCAAGCAATGACAGAACTTGGCTTTGACCCCGAACAGATCTTTCAGGAAGAACGTGATCCCGGTCTGGGAAATGGCGGTTTAGGACGACTCGCCGCTTGTTTTCTCGATTCTATGGCAGCCCTCCAGTATCCGGGACATGGCTACGGTATCCGTTACCGGTATGGTCTGTTCGAACAACGGATCATTAACGGTTACCAGACCGAATTGCCTGACTATTGGCTAGACTCCCCTTACCCTTGGGAAGTCCGCAAAATCGATGAGGCAGTAGAAATTGAATATGGCGGTTCCGTACATATGCAACAAGCTGAGGATGGCTCTTTTACTTGCACTTATCACAACACCGATAAAGTACTTGCCGTCCCATATGACGTACCGATTGTCGGCTTTCGAAATAAAGTGGTCAACACATTACGCCTGTGGAGTGCAGAACCGGCAGATGCTGTTCAACAACCTAACGAAACGGAATACTACCACCAGTTAGAACATCATCATGCGATTGAACAAATTTCCGGATTTCTCTATCCAGACGATTCAAGTGAAGAAGGAAAATTGCTACGATTAAAACAACAATATTTTTTGGTAGCTGCGAGCTTGCAGAAGATATTGAGGGAGTATCAGGAAAACGTTCGGAAACCTTTATCCAAAATGCCGGAAAAAGTCGTCATCCAGATCAATGACACTCACCCCAGTTTAGCTATTCCAGAAATGATGCGTATCTTAATGGATGAAGAATCGCTTGGCTGGGACGATGCGTGGCAGATCACCAATCATACTTTCGCTTATACCAATCACACATTAATGAGCGAAGCCTTAGAAAAATGGCCAGTTACTGTAATGCAGCAGCTGCTTCCTCGCCTATACATGATTATTAATGAAATCAACGAACGATTTTGTCGCGGGATTTGGGAAGAACATTCGGAATTAAGAGAACGTATTCCAGAGATGGCGATTATTGCTGACGGTTACGTTCATATGGCGAGACTGGCCGTTGTCGGCAGCTTCAGCGTCAATGGTGTAGCAAAACTCCATACCCAAATTTTAAAAACACAGGAAATGAAGGATTTTTACCATCTGTATCCGAAACGATTTAATAATAAAACGAATGGCATTACTCACAGACGCTGGTTATTAATGGCCAACCCACGTTTAGCAGAAGTGATTACCGAAACGATCAGTTCTCATTGGATCACAAGACCACGCGAACTGACCCATTTATTGCGACACATTAATGATAAGCCACTCCTTGATCAGCTCGATGTCATCAAAAATAAAAACAAACAAAGATTGGCTGACTACATTCAGCAAACAACTGGTATTCTGGTTGATCATCAATCAATATTTGATGTCCAGATTAAACGGCTACATGAATACAAACGGCAATTATTAAATATTTTCCATGTGATCTATTTATATAATGAACTGAAGGAAAACCCTCTGTTGGATATCACACCAAGGACCTTTATTTTCGCAGCCAAAGCAGCTCCCAGCTACTATTTCGCAAAAGAAGTGATCAAACTGATTAACACCGTTGCTTCCATTGTCAATCATGACGTTGCGATCAACGGGAAGCTTAAGGTTGTTTTCTTGGAAAATTATAATGTCTCGTTAGCAGAGAGGATCATACCTGCAGTCGATCTAAGCGAACAAATCTCCACTGCCGGGAAAGAAGCTTCCGGTACCGGTAATATGAAAATGATGATGAACGGTGCGTTAACGATCGGTACATTAGACGGTGCCAATATTGAAATGAAGCAGCTGGTAAGTGAAGCCAATATCTTCTTATTCGGTTTGCAATCTGATGAGGTCTTCCAGTATTACGAAAACGGTGAGTATCAGGCGAACGAACTGTACCAGACCGACGACCGACTGGCAAAAATATTAGATCAATTACGTGATGGCTATTTCGGTCATGAATTTAAAGATATCTGTTACCAGCTGCTCTCCACTAATGATCCCTATTTTATATTGAAAGATTTCGATGACTATGTAGAAACACATCAGCATATTGATCAGACGTACCGTAATAAGGACAGCTGGTTGTCTAAAAGTCTGGTGAACATTGCCCATTCAGGGAAATTTTCGAGTGATCGGACGATAAGGGAATATGCGACTAGTATTTGGAAGTTGTAA